From the genome of Capsicum annuum cultivar UCD-10X-F1 chromosome 4, UCD10Xv1.1, whole genome shotgun sequence:
TCCATTTCACGACCGCTCTTTGCACCCTATTAAGAGAGTCTCGAGCAAAGTTAGATTTGAGGCATAATACTGGTCCACCAAATCAGAGCTcagtacttttttttccttttcgaGAATGAAATCATCTCTCTGTACATAATGAGACGTTTATCTGTGATTCCCTACTTAAGATTAgtgcaacaaataaataaattataggcACATTGTTCTTAAGATTCTTGTCCCAATGTAGAATAGCTCTCCACCAAGTTTGTAAACAAATTGTCTTCTTGTTAGAAAATTATAACTGACAAATGAgtcaaattaagaaaaataattttatcaaaaaacttACACACTTCCACGTGGGCGTTCAAAAGGTGATGCACTATGTCATTATGATCCTTTTCATGCtgatataatgatatttttactCATGTGTTTGATTTAAATAGAAAAGGAAAGGATGATTACCTTATAAACTGAACCAAAATCACCTTCCCCTACTTTTTTATCTGGGCCAAAATTCTTTGTCGCAGCTTTAATCTGTTTGAGAGTAAGTAGACCAGCTTGTAGATCCAGTCCTTTAAGTTCTGTTCAAGATGAAAAAAATCTCAATGGAAGCTAATGGCTATAACactatgtttctttttttttttgaagtgacACTTTCATCTTTGTATCTGACAAATCAAAATGGACAACCACCCATAACACTCCAGGAGGTGCTCGATGTAAAGAAGGGTTTGGGAAGGGTTAAGTTTTAAACATCAATGGAGAAGTATGA
Proteins encoded in this window:
- the LOC124898184 gene encoding ATP-citrate synthase beta chain protein 1-like; this encodes MFLTELKGLDLQAGLLTLKQIKAATKNFGPDKKVGEGDFGSVYKGAKSGREMESVQAKNQALRDVGAMVPTSYESFEGTIKEAFENLF